The Candidatus Cloacimonadota bacterium genomic interval GATTATGGCAAGGTGTTCCAAATCCGCGCTCAAATCTTTTTGTCGCTGGCGCCAGGTTTCACCAAAGGCTGTCCAGCCGTGCAAAGCGGACATTCCTCAGGAAGCCAGACCGGGATTTCCATTTGCAAGAGCGAGACGAAGGGAACGCCGAAATCCGCTGCGCCGGAGCTGCGGTCAACGATGCCCGCCACGGCTTGAACCTCGATTTGCCTGTCCTGAAGGCAGGAAATGACCTCCCGCACGGAATTTCCGGTGGTGAGGATATCCTCGATGACCACGGCTTTTTTAACGGATTCCAAATCAAAACCGCTGCGGATGGTCATGATGCCATCCTTGCGTTGGGTGAAGATGAAGGTTTTTTCCAACATTCTTGCCACTTCGAAAGCCAAAACGATGCCGCCGTAGGCGGGGCCAACTACGGTATCAAATTCGAAGGGTTCCAAAGCTTCGGCAAGCATTCCGCAAACCATTTCCGTGGCGATGGGGTCTTGCAAAAGCCGGATTTTTTCCACATATTGACCGCTGTGTTTTCCAGATGTGAGC includes:
- a CDS encoding orotate phosphoribosyltransferase, giving the protein MLPGIFPGKFDVELQVASQDSERAKELLSQRQSGSQIKNLLISSGAILEGHFQLTSGKHSGQYVEKIRLLQDPIATEMVCGMLAEALEPFEFDTVVGPAYGGIVLAFEVARMLEKTFIFTQRKDGIMTIRSGFDLESVKKAVVIEDILTTGNSVREVISCLQDRQIEVQAVAGIVDRSSGAADFGVPFVSLLQMEIPVWLPEECPLCTAGQPLVKPGASDKKI